Part of the Georgenia sp. TF02-10 genome, CAGCGTCCAGGAGCTCCTCGGGCACGCCTCCCTGGCGACCACCCAGCGGTACACCCACGTCACGCCGGAGCGGCTCCGCGCCGCCTACACCCAGGCGCACCCGCGGGCCTAGCCGGACCGGACCCCGCCGCGCGCCGAGCGCGACCACACCCAGCCGGGCGGCTACCACGACGGGGCCGGCCCGGGTGGCGAGCGCGCGCGACCGGGCCGCCCGCGCCGCCTTATCGCGCGACCGGGCCGCCCGCGCCGGCTTATCGCGCGACCAGGTCCAGGTCCGGGGGCAGCAGCCGGACCACCGCCCGGGCGCCGAGCAGCCGCATCGGGTCCAGGTAGGTGTCCCGCCCGGTGCGGGCCCCGAAGTGCAGGCAGGTGGTCAGCGTCCACACCGGGCAGTGCCCGGCCACCAGGTGCCCGAGCGTCTCGCCCGCCCTCACCCGCTGCCCGGCGACGACGGCCGGCTCGACCGGCTCGTAGGTGGTGCGGATCCCGTCGGGGTGGTCCACCGAGACCACCGGCCGGCCGGCGACCATGCCGGCGAACGCGACCACGCCGTCGCCGGCCGCGAGCACCGCCGAGCCCTCCGCCGCCTCCAGGTCGACGCCGCGGTGCCCGGCGAGCCACCGCTCGGCCGGCGGGGCGAAGTCCCGCACCAGGGCCGCCTCCTCGCCGGTGGGCCACCGGTAGCGCGGCGCGCGACGCCCGGACGCCTCCGGGCCGCCCGGGCCCGGGCCGGGCGGTGCGGGCTGGGCCACGGCGGCGGGGCCGGCCGGGCCGGCGAGCGCCGCGCCGGCGGCCGGCGGGCCTGATCGTGCGCATCGCGCAGGGCTCCGGGACGAGGCCGCGACGGCCACCGCCAGCGCGGCGGCCGCGGCGGCGGCGAGCAGGGTCAGGAGCGTGCGCGGAGCGATCATCGCCCCACGGTGGCGCGGCCGGTGCCGGTGGTGCCGGGCGATGGCCGCGGGCTGTGGAGAGCCGGGCAGGAGCGGCGGCCTGAGGACGGCCGCCCCGCGCCCCCCGGACGCCCGCGCCGCCGCGCCCCCCGGGCGGTCCCACCGGGGCATCCGGTAGCATGGCCACCGCAGCCGGCACCCGTCGGCTGATATCGCGTGCCCGCACCCCCGTCCAGCCCCGGCCCCGCCGGCGGCCTTGCGGGGCGGCCCGCCGTCGGTCCCGTGCCTGGCACGGGCGGCCGGGACGCCGCGGGCACCAGGGAGCAGCAGCTCAGAACCGAGAACCCGGGCCCTGGCCTCGCGAGGCCGGGCCCCCACGGCGTGCGGGACCCGCACGCGGAAGGGACGCGCCATGGCCGTCGTCACCATGCGCCAGCTCCTCGAGAGCGGCGTGCACTTCGGGCACCAGACCCGCCGGTGGAACCCCAAGATGAAGCGGTTCATCTTCACCGAGCGCAACGGCATCTACATCATCGACCTGCAGCAGTCGCTGCGGGACATCGACCGCGCCTACGAGTTCGTCAAGGAGACCGTCGCGCACGGCGGCACCATCCTGTTCGTCGGCACCAAGAAGCAGGCCCAGGAGGCCATCGCCGAGCAGGCCCAGCGGGTGGGCATGCCCTACGTCAACCAGCGCTGGCTGGGCGGGATGCTGACCAACTTCGGCACCGTGCACAAGCGCCTGCAGCGGCTCAAGGAGCTCGAGCAGGTCGACTTCGACGACGTCGCCGCCTCCGGCTTCACCAAGAAGGAGCTGCTTATGCAGCGCCGGGAGAAGGAGAAGCTCGAGCGCACCCTCGGCGGGATCCGGGACATGGCCAAGGTGCCCTCCGCGGTCTGGGTGGTGGACACCAAGAAGGAGCACCTCGCCGTCGCCGAGGCCCGCAAGCTGAACATCCCGGTCGTGGCGATCCTGGACACCAACTGCGACCCGGACGAGGTGGACTACCGCATCCCGGGCAACGACGACGCCATCCGCGCCGTCGCCCTGCTCACCCGGGTGGTCGCCGACGCCGCCGCCGAGGGCCTGGTCAAGCGGCACGGCGGCGGGGAGACCACCGGCGCGCCGACGGCCGAGGAGCCGCTGGCCGAGTGGGAGCGCGAGCTGCTCGCCACCCACGAGGCGCAGCAGAGCGAGACCGCCTCCGTCGTCGCCGCCGACGCCCCCGACCCCGGCGGGGAGGCCGCCGCGCACACCGCCGGGTCGACGCACGACGCCGACGAGGTCGCCGCGGCGGCCGAGGCCGGGGACACCGTCCCGCCGGTCGTCGACGGCGCGGACGCCGACACCACCCAGGTGGCGGACAACTCCGTCGCCGCCCAGGACGCGCAGTCCGCCGAGCAGGCCGAGCAGGCCTGAGCACGAACCACGAGAGGATCACCATCGATGGCGAACTACACCGCCGCTGACATCAGGACCCTGCGCGAGAGGACCGGCGCGGGCATGCTCGACGTGAAGCGGGCCCTCGAGGAGGCCGACGGCGACCAGGACCGGGCGCAGGAGATCATCCGCGTCAAGGGCCTCAAGGGCGTCGCCAAGCGCGAGGGCCGCGCCGCCGCCGAGGGCCTCGTCGCGATCGACGTCGTGCCCACCCCGGACGGGGAGGGCGAGACCGGGGTGATGGTCGAGGTCAACTCCGAGACGGACTTCGTCGCGAAGAACCAGACCTTCATCTCCTTCGCCGACCGGGTCCTCGCCGCCGCCGTCGCCTCCGGCGCGCGGGACGTCGACGCGCTGCTCGCCGCCGACTCCGACGGCGTCGGCGTGCAGTCCGTCGTCGACGACGTCGCCGCGACCCTGGGCGAGAAGATTCAGGTCCGCCGCCTCGCCCGGGTCTCCGGGCAGAAGGTGGCCAGCTACCTGCACCGCACCGCCAAGGACCTGCCCCCGGCGGTCGGGGTGCTGGTCGCCACCGACGCGGCCGGCGCGGACGTGGCCCACGACGTGGCCCTGCACGTCGCGGCCTACTCCCCGACCTACCTCTCCCGGGAGGAGGTGCCCGCCGAGACGGTCGCCGACGAGCGCCGCATCGCCGAGGACACCGCCCGCAACGAGGGCAAGCCGGAGGGCGCGCTGCCCAAGATCATCGAGGGCCGGCTGAACGGCTTCTTCAAGGAGAACTGCCTGCTGGACCAGGCGTTCGCCAAGGACCCGAAGAAGACCGTCGGCCAGGTCGTCCGCGAGGCGGGCGGCACGGTCACCGGCTTCGCCCGGTTCCGCGTCGGGGCCTGACCCCGCCGTCCGGTGGCCCCGGCCCGCTCGGGCCGGGGCCACCGGCGCGCCGCCGCCCGTCGGCCGCGCACCCGCCGGCGCCCGTCGGCCGCGCACCCGCCGGAGACCCGGCCGCCCGGCCGGAGCCGCGCCGGCCAGCCCCCGCCCCCGCCCCGCCACCGCCCGAGCCCGCAGGAGTGAGATGACCGACCAGCGCAACCCCGACCGCCGGCGCCGGGTGCTCCTGAAGCTCTCCGGGGAGGTCTTCGGCGGCGGCAAGGTAGGGCTGGACGCCGACGTCGTCGCCGCCGTGGCCCGGGAGATCGCCGAGGCCGTGACCACCGGCGTGGAGGTCGCCGTCGTCGTCGGCGGGGGGAACTTCTTCCGCGGCGCCGAGCTCTCCCAGCGCGGCATCGACCGCTCCCGGGCGGACTACATGGGCATGCTCGGCACGGTCATGAACGCCCTGGCCCTGCAGGACTTCCTCGAGCAGGCCGGGGTGCGCACCCGGGTGCAGACCGCCATCACCATGGGCCAGGTCGCCGAGCCGTACATCCCGCTGCGCGCCATCCGGCACCTGGAGAAGGGCCGCGTCGTCGTGTTCGGCGCCGGCGCCGGGATGCCGTTCTTCTCCACCGACACCGTCGCCGCCCAGCGGGCCCTGGAGACCCACTGCACCGAGCTGCTGGTCGGGAAGAACGGCGTCGACGGCGTCTACACCGCCGACCCGCGGCTGGACCCCACCGCCACCCGGCTGGACCACCTCACCTACGCCGAGGCGATCAGCAAGGGCCTGCGGGTGGTCGACGCCGCCGCGTTCAGCCTGTGCCAGGAGAACGGCCTGACCATGCGCGTCTTCGGCATGGCCGCCCCGGGCAACGTGGCCCGCGCGCTGCGGGGTGAGAGGATCGGGACGCTCGTGACCGCCCACCAGAACCAAGGAGTGACGCCGTGATCGACGACGCCCTGCTCGAGGCCGAGGAGAAGATGGACCGGGCCGTGGAGGTGGCCCGGGAGGAGATGGGCCACATCCGCACCGGCCGGGCCAACGCCGGCATGTTCAACCCCATCCTCGTCGACTACTACGGCGCCCCCACCCCGCTCCAGCAGCTCGCCGGGATCACCATCCCCGAGGCCCGCACCGTCCTGGTCACCCCCTACGACCGCTCCTCCACCCAGGCCATCGTCAAGGCGCTGCGCGAGTCCGACCTCGGCGTCAACCCCACCGACGACGGCCACGTCATCCGCGTCGTCCTGCCGGCCCTGACCCAGGAGCGGCGCCGGGACTACGTCCGGCTCGCCAAGGCCCGCGGCGAGGAGGCCCGCATCGCCATCCGCGCAGTGCGCCGCCGCGCCAAGGAGGAGCTCGACCGCATCGCCCGGGACGGCGACGCCGGCCAGGACGAGGTGGACCGCGCCGAGAAGGAGCTCGAGGCGCTGACCCGCCGACACGTGGACGTCGTCGAGAAGATCCTCGACGCCAAGGAGACCGAGCTGCTCGAGGTCTGAGCGTGACCGCGCCGCCCGACCCGCCCGAGCCCCTCCCCGGCGCCGTCCAGCGCCTGCGCGAGGCCCGCCGTCGTGCCCGCTCGGCGCTCGTCGAGCCGGCCCCGCCCACCCCGCGGGACCCGGTCCCGCCGCCGGGCCGGGCCGGGCGCAACCTGCCCGCCGCGGTCGGCGTCGGCCTGGTCCTGCTCGCCCTGGTCGCGGCCACCCTGTTCGTCCGCCGCGAGGCCTTCGTCGCCCTCGTCGTGCTGGCCACCGGCGGGGCGCTGTGGGAGCTGGCCCGCGCCGTCGCCCAGCGCGGCATCGCCGTGCCGCTGCCCCCGCTGTGGGTGGGCGCGGTGGGCATCGCGGTCGCCGCCTGGGTCGGCGGCGCCCCGGCCATGCTGATGGCCTTCGTCCTCACCGCCGGCGGGGTGTTCCTCTGGCGGGTGCTCGACGGCGGGGGGCTGGCCGCCGTCCGGGACGCCGCGGCCGGGATCTTCGCCGCCGCCTACGTGCCCTACCTGGCCGGGTTCGCGGTGCTGCTGCTGCGGATGGAGGACGGGGCGTGGCTGGTGGCCACCTTCCTGCTGGTCGCCATCGCTAACGACACCGGCGGGTACGCCGCCGGGGTCCTCCTCGGCCGGACGCCGATGGCGCCGTCGATCAGCCCGAAGAAGTCCTGGGAGGGGCTGGCCGGGTCGGTGCTGCTGGCCGCCGCCGTCGGCGTGGTCCTGACGACGGCGGCCCTGGCGCTGCCGTGGTGGGTCGGCGCCGGGCTGGGGGTGGCCGCCGTCGCCGCCGCGACCACCGGGGACCTGGCCGAGTCGCTGCTCAAGCGGGACCTGGGGCTGAAGGACATGGGGTCGCTGCTGCCCGGGCACGGGGGGATCATGGACCGGCTGGACTCGATGCTGGCGTCCGCGCCGGTGTGCTACGTCATCCTCGGGGCGGCGACCGGCGGGCTGACCTTCTGAGAGGATGACGGGCGTCATGGAGCACACCACCGCGCCGGTCCAGGTCCGGCCCGCCCACGAGGCCGGCCCGGGCCCGCGGCCCACGCTGTCCTTCACCGCCCGCCGGCGCGGGAAGCCGCCCCGGCACCTGGCCGACCTCACCCCCGCCGAGCGGGCCGGCGCCGTCGCCGAGCTCGGGCTGCCGGCCTTCCGGGCCGACCAGCTCGCCCGGCACTACTTCGGCCACCTCACCCGGGACCCGGACCGGATGACCGACCTGCCGGCCGCGGACCGGGCCGCCCTCGCCGGCGCGCTGCTGCCGGACCTGGTCACCCGGGTCCGGGACCTCACCGCCGACGGCGGCACCACGGTGAAGTCGCTGTGGCGGCTGCACGACGCCGCGATGGTGGAGTCGGTGCTCATGCGCTACCCCGGGCGGACCACCCTGTGCGTGTCCTCCCAGGCCGGCTGCGGGATGGCCTGCCCGTTCTGCGCCACCGGCCAGCAGGGCCTGACCCGCAACCTGTCCACCGCCGAGATCGTCGAGCAGGTCCGCCTGGCCGCGCGGGCCTGCCGGGACGGGGACCTGGCCGGCGGCCCGACCCGGCTACGCAACGTCGTGTTCATGGGCATGGGCGAGCCGCTGGCCAACTACCGGGCCGTCCTCGGCGCCGTCCGGGCCATCGTCGCCCCCGCCCCGGCCGGGCTGGGGCTCTCCGCCCGCAACGTCACCGTCTCCACCGTCGGGCTGGTCCCCGCGATCGACCGGCTCGCCGCCGAGGGCCTGCCGGTCACCCTGGCGGTGTCCCTGCACGCCCCCGACGACGCCCTGCGGGACGAGCTGATCCCGATTAACTCCCGCTGGAAGGTCGGGGAGCTCCTCGACGCCGCGCACCGGTACTTCACCGCCACGGGGCGCCGGGTGAGCATCGAGTACGCCCTGATCAAGGACATGAACGACCACGCCTGGCGCGCCCAGCTGCTCGCCGACGAGCTCCTCGCCCGCGGCCGCGGCTGGGTGCACGTCAACCCCATCCCGCTCAACCCGACCCCCGGGTCGATCTGGACGGCGAGCGAGCCGGCGGTCGCGGCGGAGTTCGTCGCCACCCTGCGGCGCGCCGGGATCCCGACCACGGTGCGGGACACCCGGGGCAGCGACATCGACGGCGCGTGCGGGCAGCTGGCGGCGGAGGTCCTGGTGGCCCCGGGGCAGGAGCGCCGATGACCACGATGTTCCCGACGGCCGGCCGGGCCCGGCTCGGGTACGACCGGGAGCAGGTCGAGGAGTTCTTCGCCCGGGCCCGCGCGGCGTATGAGGCCGGCGACAGCCGGGTGGGCGACGGCGAGACCGGGGCCGGCGGGGCCGGGGCCAGCGCGGTCGGCGACGGTGCCCGGGCCGGGGCCAGCCCGGCCGGCCGGGCCGCGGCCGGCGACGAGGACGCCGGTGCCGGCGACGACGCCCGGCCGACCGGTGGCGACGACGGCCGGCCGACCGGTGGCGACGACGGCCGGCCGGCGGGCGGCGACGCCCGGCCGGCGGGGGACGACCGGCTGGACGCGGACGACGTGCGCGGCGCCGCGTTCGACCTGGTGC contains:
- a CDS encoding M23 family metallopeptidase, whose translation is MIAPRTLLTLLAAAAAAALAVAVAASSRSPARCARSGPPAAGAALAGPAGPAAVAQPAPPGPGPGGPEASGRRAPRYRWPTGEEAALVRDFAPPAERWLAGHRGVDLEAAEGSAVLAAGDGVVAFAGMVAGRPVVSVDHPDGIRTTYEPVEPAVVAGQRVRAGETLGHLVAGHCPVWTLTTCLHFGARTGRDTYLDPMRLLGARAVVRLLPPDLDLVAR
- the rpsB gene encoding 30S ribosomal protein S2 encodes the protein MAVVTMRQLLESGVHFGHQTRRWNPKMKRFIFTERNGIYIIDLQQSLRDIDRAYEFVKETVAHGGTILFVGTKKQAQEAIAEQAQRVGMPYVNQRWLGGMLTNFGTVHKRLQRLKELEQVDFDDVAASGFTKKELLMQRREKEKLERTLGGIRDMAKVPSAVWVVDTKKEHLAVAEARKLNIPVVAILDTNCDPDEVDYRIPGNDDAIRAVALLTRVVADAAAEGLVKRHGGGETTGAPTAEEPLAEWERELLATHEAQQSETASVVAADAPDPGGEAAAHTAGSTHDADEVAAAAEAGDTVPPVVDGADADTTQVADNSVAAQDAQSAEQAEQA
- the tsf gene encoding translation elongation factor Ts gives rise to the protein MANYTAADIRTLRERTGAGMLDVKRALEEADGDQDRAQEIIRVKGLKGVAKREGRAAAEGLVAIDVVPTPDGEGETGVMVEVNSETDFVAKNQTFISFADRVLAAAVASGARDVDALLAADSDGVGVQSVVDDVAATLGEKIQVRRLARVSGQKVASYLHRTAKDLPPAVGVLVATDAAGADVAHDVALHVAAYSPTYLSREEVPAETVADERRIAEDTARNEGKPEGALPKIIEGRLNGFFKENCLLDQAFAKDPKKTVGQVVREAGGTVTGFARFRVGA
- the pyrH gene encoding UMP kinase; protein product: MTDQRNPDRRRRVLLKLSGEVFGGGKVGLDADVVAAVAREIAEAVTTGVEVAVVVGGGNFFRGAELSQRGIDRSRADYMGMLGTVMNALALQDFLEQAGVRTRVQTAITMGQVAEPYIPLRAIRHLEKGRVVVFGAGAGMPFFSTDTVAAQRALETHCTELLVGKNGVDGVYTADPRLDPTATRLDHLTYAEAISKGLRVVDAAAFSLCQENGLTMRVFGMAAPGNVARALRGERIGTLVTAHQNQGVTP
- the frr gene encoding ribosome recycling factor, translating into MIDDALLEAEEKMDRAVEVAREEMGHIRTGRANAGMFNPILVDYYGAPTPLQQLAGITIPEARTVLVTPYDRSSTQAIVKALRESDLGVNPTDDGHVIRVVLPALTQERRRDYVRLAKARGEEARIAIRAVRRRAKEELDRIARDGDAGQDEVDRAEKELEALTRRHVDVVEKILDAKETELLEV
- a CDS encoding phosphatidate cytidylyltransferase yields the protein MTAPPDPPEPLPGAVQRLREARRRARSALVEPAPPTPRDPVPPPGRAGRNLPAAVGVGLVLLALVAATLFVRREAFVALVVLATGGALWELARAVAQRGIAVPLPPLWVGAVGIAVAAWVGGAPAMLMAFVLTAGGVFLWRVLDGGGLAAVRDAAAGIFAAAYVPYLAGFAVLLLRMEDGAWLVATFLLVAIANDTGGYAAGVLLGRTPMAPSISPKKSWEGLAGSVLLAAAVGVVLTTAALALPWWVGAGLGVAAVAAATTGDLAESLLKRDLGLKDMGSLLPGHGGIMDRLDSMLASAPVCYVILGAATGGLTF
- the rlmN gene encoding 23S rRNA (adenine(2503)-C(2))-methyltransferase RlmN, with protein sequence MEHTTAPVQVRPAHEAGPGPRPTLSFTARRRGKPPRHLADLTPAERAGAVAELGLPAFRADQLARHYFGHLTRDPDRMTDLPAADRAALAGALLPDLVTRVRDLTADGGTTVKSLWRLHDAAMVESVLMRYPGRTTLCVSSQAGCGMACPFCATGQQGLTRNLSTAEIVEQVRLAARACRDGDLAGGPTRLRNVVFMGMGEPLANYRAVLGAVRAIVAPAPAGLGLSARNVTVSTVGLVPAIDRLAAEGLPVTLAVSLHAPDDALRDELIPINSRWKVGELLDAAHRYFTATGRRVSIEYALIKDMNDHAWRAQLLADELLARGRGWVHVNPIPLNPTPGSIWTASEPAVAAEFVATLRRAGIPTTVRDTRGSDIDGACGQLAAEVLVAPGQERR